One stretch of Arachis duranensis cultivar V14167 chromosome 1, aradu.V14167.gnm2.J7QH, whole genome shotgun sequence DNA includes these proteins:
- the LOC107465132 gene encoding uncharacterized protein LOC107465132, whose product MASQASQAARSCSASYRNSSQGRRRRTTCYCGERPVLVTSSTAENPGRRFWGCVNYGIGEECGYFVWAESEKEQEVPRLKRKITGLKGKVTTLERMLTIAVAVALFTLAGNIIEVTICNLD is encoded by the exons ATGGCTTCGCAGGCCTCTCAGGCGGCGCGCAGTTGCAGTGCTTCGTATCGAAACAGCAGCCAAGGGAGGCGACGGAGAACAACTTGTTACTGTGGGGAGAGGCCAGTGCTTGTGACTTCATCAACGGCAGAGAATCCCGGAAGGAGGTTTTGGGGCTGTGTAAACTATGGG ATTGGAGAAGAGTGTGGGTACTTTGTATGGGCAGAGTCTGAGAAGGAGCAAGAAGTTCCTCGATTGAAAAGGAAAATCACAGGATTGAAGGGTAAAGTTACAACACTTGAGAGGATGTTGACAATAGCAGTAGCAGTAGCTTTG TTTACATTGGCAGGGAACATCATTGAAGTAACTATTTGCAACCTTGATTAA